The sequence below is a genomic window from Babesia bigemina genome assembly Bbig001, chromosome : II.
GCTCCTCCAGGCTAGACACCAGTACGCGTGTAGACCATCTCCGGGTTCCTGGCAGTATCCGGCAGATCACGGCCTCGCCGCCGAGCTTGAGTTTCACGCTGCCCTTCCACCATGCACGTCGGTATATTTCCGCCGCGCTCTCGGGCGAGAAAAAGACCGCTAGCCGCTCCGTAGCGGGGTTGAAATCGCCCTGCGCCGTCTCTGATTTGGTGATCGCGATGGGCGGGTCGGTGGTGAATATGGGCGTGCCCCTGAACGTTCCTCTTCCGTGTCGCGTTGCGCTAACCAGCGCCTCCGACGTCGGCAGCAAGATCGGGTCGAACTTGCGCGCATCGTCGTCGACTTGTTTCGCGTAGTCGGCCAGCGTGAGCCGCGTGATGTGCGCTTCCTTGCCCTGCCTCCTCAGCTCCAGGACATGCGCGGCGCAGGCGTTCGGGTCCATGAAATacagcagcaccgccgGCATCCGCCGATTCATGCTGCGCAGGTCGTGGGTGCTGCTCTGTACAGGGACGACCTCGCTAACCTCCGCGAATTGCTGCAGGAACTCCTGCACGGCGTGCTGAGCACTCGGCAAGTGCTTTGCCGGCCGCGCTGCcgcaggcggcggcggctccGTTGCCGAGTAGGCTGCCGCATCAACTTCATCCAATGGGTAATGCGATACCAGCGCATTCCCTCGCGCGTCAGTCGCTATATAGACGGGAATGCGTTCGAGCTGCCGGTAGAGCGCGGTAGCAGCTCTGTGCCTATCCAGGCGGCCCAGAAGGTCGGTGATTCCAACAGCGGCCGGTATGGCGCTCGACAGCACTGGACACGGCTTGTTACATACCGGGCTCCCGTCCCACCGTTGCCGCGGATTCCTGGCCGTTGAGCGTGATTCCAGCCGGCAGACCGCCAGCGCGCAAAGGCAGGCGACGGCCAGCCAGCTACACATTGACTCGCGAATTTATAGCATTATATAACGTGACCGATTGCGCCAGCGTGGCGCTCTAAAGAAGGCGGCCTCCGGCAGACACCACACACTGCCGAACACACACAACGCTTAGGGAGGCAGGGTAATTACTGCGTAAGTTCGGGAGGAGGCGCTCAGTAGTGGTAGGTGTCCTCCTTGTACGGGCCCTCCGGCTGGATGCCCAGGAACTTGCATTGCTTGGCGGTCGGGATGGTGAGTTTGACGTTGAGCGCCTTCAGGTGGTACCTGGCGACGGTCTCGTCCAGGATCTTGGGCAGCCTGTTGATGCACTTGCCGTACTTGTCGTTGTCCCTGTTCCTCCAGAGCTCGAGCAGGCACAGCGTCTGGTCGGTGAAGGAGGCGGACATGACGAAGGCGGGGTGGCCGTTGGCGCAGCCGAGGTTGTACAGGCGGCCGTAGGCGAGGATGATGACACCCTTTCCGGTGTCGGGGAACTTGAAGTAGTCAGATCCGGGCTTGATGTTGATGATCTCGAGTCCGGGCACCTGGTTGAGCTCCGACATTTGGATCTCCTGGTCACCCTGGCCGATGTTGCCGAGGATGGCGTTGTTCTTCATGCGCCGCATGTGCTCGACGGTGATGGTGTCGATGCCACCGGTGCAGGAGATGAAGATGTCCGCGGTCTCCACGACGTCCTCCAAAAGCACGACGTCGTAGCCGTCCATGGCCGCCTGCAGGGCGCAGATGGGGTCGATCTCGGTGACCTTGACGTTGGCACCCTGCCCCCTGAAGCCCTGGGCAACACCCTTGCCGACGTTGCCGTAGCCGATGACCACGGCGGTCTTGCCGCCGATGAGGAACCCGTCGGCACCGTTGAAGAAGCCGTGGATGCCGGAGTGCCTGCATCCGTAGATGTTGTCGTACTTCTGCTTGGTGACACAGTCGTTGGTGCTCATGACCGGGAAGAGCAGGCCGCACTTCTTCCAGATGTTGCGGAAGTGGGTCACACCGCTGGTGGTCTCCTCCGAGAGCCCCGTGACCT
It includes:
- a CDS encoding adenosylhomocysteinase(S-adenosyl-L-homocysteinehydrolase), putative: MSDLWNDLTPRTEGVCKDISLKDAGKILLKLRMEESPGLNSLLEVEEKGKPLQGVRISGCLHLTGEVACLITTLNRLGATIRWSSSNPFSAHDGICAALKAYHSDNTTIFAWKGETIEEYWWCVYQSLRWPGQDGPNLIVDDGCGAYSMIKHGVDLERMHAKDGSFLNPADFDENDRDTQCLIKLLNKLVVEQGYFWEKLASQVTGLSEETTSGVTHFRNIWKKCGLLFPVMSTNDCVTKQKYDNIYGCRHSGIHGFFNGADGFLIGGKTAVVIGYGNVGKGVAQGFRGQGANVKVTEIDPICALQAAMDGYDVVLLEDVVETADIFISCTGGIDTITVEHMRRMKNNAILGNIGQGDQEIQMSELNQVPGLEIINIKPGSDYFKFPDTGKGVIILAYGRLYNLGCANGHPAFVMSASFTDQTLCLLELWRNRDNDKYGKCINRLPKILDETVARYHLKALNVKLTIPTAKQCKFLGIQPEGPYKEDTYHY